In the genome of Pseudomonadota bacterium, one region contains:
- a CDS encoding ATP phosphoribosyltransferase regulatory subunit, whose amino-acid sequence MSRKDQWLLPEGVEEVLPPEAWRLEYARRELLDLFSRWGYELIMPPLIEYLESLLTGAGNDLDLQTFKVTDLLSGRMLGIRADMTPQAARIDAHPLRRDAPTRLCYLGTVLHTRSDGFGGSRSPLQVGAELFGHAGVDSDVEILRLVLESLALLEIPDLHLNLGHVGIFRGLAHDAGLNVGQENDLFEALQRKAEVEIGEMLDQLVRDPGPRARLAALAGLNGSWDVLYGAREVLDGAGAKVIQALENLRAIADRLQAHAGDVQIDFDLAELRGYRYQTGMVFAVFVPGCGQEIARGGRYDAIGEVFGRARPATGFSTDLKTLMDLSPRDFSGRPGAIFAPADSEGPLEAAVAELRGRGERVLRGLPGQAGTARELGCERQLVREAGGWVVRPLG is encoded by the coding sequence ATGAGTCGCAAGGATCAGTGGTTGCTGCCGGAAGGCGTCGAGGAGGTGCTGCCCCCAGAGGCGTGGCGGCTGGAGTATGCGCGGCGCGAACTGCTCGACCTGTTTTCGCGCTGGGGCTACGAGCTGATCATGCCGCCGCTGATCGAGTACCTCGAGTCGCTGCTGACCGGCGCCGGCAATGACCTCGACCTGCAGACCTTCAAGGTCACCGACCTGCTGAGCGGACGCATGCTGGGGATACGCGCCGACATGACGCCGCAGGCCGCGCGTATCGATGCCCATCCGCTGCGCCGCGACGCCCCGACCCGGCTTTGCTACCTGGGCACCGTGCTGCACACCCGCAGCGACGGTTTCGGCGGTTCCCGCAGCCCGTTGCAGGTCGGCGCCGAACTGTTCGGCCACGCCGGCGTCGACAGCGATGTCGAGATCCTGCGTCTGGTGCTGGAGTCGCTGGCGCTGCTGGAGATTCCCGATCTGCATCTCAACCTCGGCCACGTCGGCATCTTCCGCGGCCTCGCGCACGACGCCGGCCTGAACGTCGGGCAGGAGAACGATCTGTTCGAAGCGCTGCAGCGCAAGGCGGAGGTCGAGATCGGCGAGATGCTGGATCAGCTGGTGCGCGATCCGGGGCCGCGGGCACGACTGGCAGCGCTGGCCGGCCTCAATGGCAGCTGGGACGTGCTCTACGGCGCGCGCGAGGTGCTCGACGGCGCCGGCGCGAAGGTGATCCAGGCGCTGGAGAACCTGCGCGCCATCGCCGACCGGCTGCAGGCCCATGCCGGCGACGTGCAGATCGATTTCGACCTGGCCGAACTGCGCGGCTACCGTTACCAGACCGGCATGGTGTTCGCCGTGTTCGTGCCCGGTTGCGGGCAGGAGATCGCCCGCGGCGGGCGCTACGATGCGATCGGCGAGGTCTTCGGGCGGGCGCGGCCGGCGACCGGCTTCAGTACCGATCTGAAAACCCTGATGGACCTCAGTCCGCGTGACTTCTCCGGCCGCCCGGGTGCAATATTCGCACCCGCGGACAGCGAGGGGCCGCTGGAGGCGGCGGTGGCCGAGCTGCGCGGCCGGGGGGAACGGGTACTGCGCGGCCTGCCGGGTCAGGCCGGAACCGCGCGCGAGCTGGGCTGCGAGCGGCAACTGGTGCGGGAGGCGGGCGGCTGGGTGGTCAGGCCGCTGGGCTGA
- a CDS encoding DUF2065 domain-containing protein: MPVLNWADLLAALALVLVIEGMLPFLNPGGMRRMLETVSQVDDRTLRLAGLASMALGTLLLYLVRG, from the coding sequence ATGCCCGTGCTGAACTGGGCCGACCTGCTCGCCGCACTCGCGCTGGTGCTGGTCATCGAGGGCATGCTGCCGTTTCTCAACCCGGGCGGCATGCGGCGCATGCTGGAGACCGTGTCGCAGGTCGATGACCGGACGCTGCGCCTGGCCGGACTGGCCAGCATGGCGCTCGGGACGCTCCTGCTGTACCTGGTGCGTGGCTGA
- the hflC gene encoding protease modulator HflC, with amino-acid sequence MVRVLIVLLALAALVAMTSIFIVDERQVAIRFQLGEIVRADYGPGLHFKAPWPLNNVRKFDKRILTLDTRPERFLTSEKKNVSVNFFIKWRIADAAKFYTSFVGDERAASLRLLQIIKNGLQLEFDQRTIKQVVSGERAQMMDNLTRVGNTEVSPFGIEIIDVRIKQIELPEDVRNSVFQRMRAERERIAKEHRAQGEEAAKGIRAVAERERTVILAEAQRDAEKIRGEGDAKATEIYGKAYGKNREFYDFYRSMNAYRTALASPQDVLVLEPDSEFFRYFGSTGGSQADR; translated from the coding sequence ATGGTCCGAGTCCTGATAGTACTGCTGGCACTGGCCGCCCTGGTCGCCATGACCTCGATCTTCATCGTCGACGAGCGCCAGGTCGCGATCCGCTTCCAGCTCGGCGAGATCGTGCGCGCGGATTACGGCCCGGGCCTGCATTTCAAGGCGCCCTGGCCGCTCAACAACGTGCGCAAGTTCGACAAGCGCATCCTCACGCTGGACACGCGCCCCGAGCGCTTCCTGACCAGCGAGAAGAAGAACGTCTCCGTCAACTTCTTCATCAAGTGGCGCATCGCCGACGCCGCGAAGTTCTACACCTCGTTCGTGGGTGACGAACGCGCGGCGAGCCTGCGCCTGCTGCAGATCATCAAGAACGGTCTGCAGCTCGAATTCGATCAGCGCACCATCAAGCAGGTCGTCTCCGGCGAGCGCGCCCAGATGATGGACAACCTCACCCGGGTCGGCAACACCGAGGTATCGCCGTTCGGTATCGAGATCATCGACGTGCGCATCAAGCAGATCGAGCTGCCCGAGGATGTCCGCAACTCGGTGTTCCAGCGTATGCGCGCCGAACGCGAGCGTATCGCCAAGGAACACCGCGCCCAGGGCGAGGAGGCCGCCAAGGGGATCCGTGCCGTCGCCGAGCGCGAGCGTACGGTCATCCTCGCCGAGGCCCAGCGCGACGCCGAGAAGATCCGCGGCGAGGGCGACGCCAAGGCGACGGAAATCTACGGCAAGGCCTACGGCAAGAACCGCGAGTTCTACGATTTCTACCGCAGCATGAACGCCTATCGCACGGCGCTGGCGAGTCCGCAGGACGTGCTGGTGCTCGAGCCCGATTCCGAGTTCTTCCGTTATTTCGGGAGCACCGGCGGCAGCCAGGCTGACAGGTAG
- the hflK gene encoding FtsH protease activity modulator HflK, translating into MAWNEPGGGKRDPWGGGGNEGPPDLDEVARKLRERMNSFFGGRAGRGGGGNGKPFNFGLVLVLALLAWVLSGIYIVEPAERGVVLRLGKFHAVTEPGPHWYPRGVDTVDVVDVDRLRTVSHRAKMLTKDENIIQVELAVQYQIKDAKDYVFQVRDPDFTLQEATESALREVVGGIAMDAFLSGGRGTIVQQTKDLTQEMLDKYRTGLVLTSVNLQDPQPPEEVQGAFEDAIKAQEDEVRYKNQAEAYALDILPKARGDATRKREDANAYREQVIAKAEGEASRFLQTLTEYEKAPEVTRKRMYLETMEYVLANTSKVVMQVKDGNNLMYIPLDRLMESRGSMLSTPDMGASYLPDAATGEQPDIPLRRSTRGEGGR; encoded by the coding sequence ATGGCATGGAATGAACCGGGTGGCGGCAAGCGCGACCCGTGGGGTGGCGGCGGTAACGAAGGCCCGCCGGACCTCGACGAGGTGGCGCGCAAGCTGCGCGAACGCATGAACAGCTTTTTCGGCGGCCGGGCCGGGCGCGGTGGCGGCGGTAACGGCAAACCGTTCAATTTTGGTCTGGTGCTGGTGCTCGCGCTGCTGGCGTGGGTGCTCTCCGGCATCTATATCGTCGAACCGGCCGAGCGCGGCGTCGTCCTGCGCCTGGGCAAGTTCCACGCCGTCACCGAGCCGGGACCGCACTGGTACCCGCGTGGCGTAGACACCGTCGACGTGGTCGATGTCGACCGTCTGCGCACGGTCAGCCACCGGGCCAAGATGCTGACCAAGGACGAGAACATCATCCAGGTCGAGCTGGCCGTGCAGTACCAGATCAAGGACGCGAAGGACTACGTGTTCCAGGTCCGCGATCCTGATTTCACCCTGCAGGAGGCCACCGAGAGCGCGTTGCGCGAGGTGGTCGGCGGCATCGCCATGGACGCCTTCCTCAGCGGCGGCCGCGGCACCATCGTGCAGCAGACCAAGGACCTGACCCAGGAGATGCTCGACAAGTACCGCACCGGCCTGGTGCTCACCAGCGTCAACCTGCAGGATCCGCAGCCGCCGGAGGAAGTGCAGGGCGCGTTCGAGGATGCCATCAAGGCGCAGGAGGACGAGGTGCGCTACAAGAACCAGGCCGAGGCCTATGCCCTGGATATCCTGCCCAAGGCGCGCGGTGACGCCACGCGCAAGCGCGAGGACGCAAACGCCTACCGCGAGCAGGTCATCGCCAAGGCCGAGGGCGAGGCCAGCCGCTTCCTGCAGACGCTGACCGAGTACGAGAAGGCGCCCGAGGTGACCCGCAAGCGCATGTACCTCGAGACCATGGAGTACGTGCTGGCGAACACCAGCAAGGTCGTCATGCAGGTCAAGGACGGCAACAACCTCATGTACATCCCGCTGGATCGCCTGATGGAGTCGCGCGGCAGCATGCTGTCGACGCCGGACATGGGCGCCTCGTACCTGCCGGATGCGGCGACGGGCGAGCAGCCCGATATCCCGCTGCGCCGCAGCACGCGCGGCGAGGGAGGGCGTTGA
- the hflX gene encoding ribosome rescue GTPase HflX, which produces MFERPKSGERAVLVHVFFPAQAGQEDLQEFTELVRSAGATPVATITATRAVPEPRLYVGQGKAEEIHVAVREHAADVVIFNHTLSPSQERNLERLLSCRVLGRTGLILDIFAQRARSFEGKLQVELAQLTHLSSRLVRGWTHLERQKGGIGLRGPGETQLESDRRMINARIKMINRRLEKVERQRDQGRRARARAEIPTVSLVGYTNAGKSTLFNTLSGAHAYAADQLFATLDPTLRRIEVPGVGPLVLADTVGFIRHLPHDLVAAFRATLEETRRADLLLHVVDSQDEEKLAHIEQVNAVLEEIGAAQIPQIRVYNKIDLAADLEPHLEYGPDGLPDRVWVSAVSGAGLELLSEALSAHFEGHQVHGWLRLPVTAGAVRSSLYTIGQVLSERVDERGNWWLEICMAQRNIDRLIREAGGESEFHPADSSALVAGTAQAS; this is translated from the coding sequence TTGTTCGAACGCCCTAAGTCTGGTGAGCGGGCCGTACTGGTCCATGTGTTTTTCCCGGCACAGGCCGGGCAGGAAGATCTGCAGGAATTCACCGAGCTGGTCCGTTCCGCAGGTGCGACACCGGTCGCCACCATCACGGCGACGCGCGCGGTACCCGAGCCCCGGCTGTACGTCGGTCAGGGCAAGGCCGAGGAAATCCACGTCGCGGTACGCGAACACGCAGCCGACGTCGTGATCTTCAATCACACCCTGAGCCCCAGCCAGGAGCGCAATCTCGAGCGCCTGCTGTCCTGTCGCGTGCTCGGTCGCACGGGCCTGATCCTGGATATCTTCGCGCAGCGTGCACGTTCCTTCGAAGGCAAGCTGCAGGTCGAACTGGCGCAGCTGACACACCTGTCCAGCCGCCTGGTGCGGGGCTGGACGCATCTCGAGCGCCAGAAAGGCGGTATCGGCCTGCGCGGACCGGGCGAGACCCAGCTCGAGTCCGACCGCCGCATGATCAATGCGCGCATCAAGATGATCAACCGTCGCCTCGAGAAGGTGGAGCGCCAGCGCGACCAGGGTCGCCGTGCGCGCGCCCGTGCCGAGATTCCCACGGTTTCGCTGGTCGGCTACACCAACGCCGGCAAGTCCACGCTGTTCAATACCCTGAGCGGTGCGCATGCCTACGCGGCCGACCAGCTGTTCGCCACGCTCGATCCCACGCTGCGGCGCATCGAGGTGCCCGGGGTCGGTCCGCTGGTGCTGGCGGACACCGTGGGTTTCATCCGCCACCTGCCGCATGACCTGGTCGCGGCATTCCGCGCCACCCTCGAGGAGACGCGGCGCGCCGACCTGCTGCTGCACGTGGTGGATTCCCAGGACGAGGAGAAGCTCGCGCACATCGAGCAGGTGAACGCGGTGCTCGAGGAGATCGGGGCGGCACAGATACCGCAGATACGGGTCTACAACAAGATCGACCTGGCGGCGGATCTCGAGCCGCATCTGGAATACGGGCCGGACGGCCTGCCGGACCGGGTCTGGGTGTCCGCGGTGTCCGGCGCCGGCCTGGAACTGCTTTCAGAGGCGCTCAGTGCGCATTTCGAGGGCCACCAGGTGCATGGCTGGCTGCGCCTGCCCGTCACGGCCGGGGCGGTGCGCTCATCGCTGTATACTATCGGCCAGGTCCTGTCCGAGCGTGTCGACGAGCGTGGCAACTGGTGGCTGGAGATCTGCATGGCGCAGCGTAACATCGACCGGCTGATTCGCGAGGCAGGGGGCGAGAGCGAATTCCATCCTGCTGATTCCTCCGCACTTGTTGCGGGCACCGCCCAAGCTTCTTAA
- the hfq gene encoding RNA chaperone Hfq, producing the protein MNRGQSLQDPFLNALRKERVPVSIYLVNGIKLQGQIESFDQFVVLLKNAVSQMVYKHAISTVVPARNVRISGGDDAGGSEPGNA; encoded by the coding sequence ATGAATAGAGGACAATCTTTGCAGGATCCATTTTTGAATGCGCTGCGCAAAGAGCGAGTCCCGGTATCGATCTACCTGGTGAACGGCATCAAGCTGCAGGGTCAGATCGAATCATTTGATCAGTTTGTGGTGCTGCTCAAGAATGCGGTGAGCCAGATGGTCTACAAGCATGCGATCTCCACGGTGGTGCCGGCGCGCAATGTGCGGATCTCCGGCGGCGACGACGCGGGCGGTTCGGAGCCCGGCAATGCCTGA
- the miaA gene encoding tRNA (adenosine(37)-N6)-dimethylallyltransferase MiaA — translation MSEHDLPPAIFLMGPTAAGKTALAAELVRRFPLEIISVDSALVYRGMDIGTAKPGPALLREAPHRLIDIREPTEPYSAAEFRADALAAMHEIGAHGRVPLLVGGTFLYFRALQQGLSPLPAADPAVRATLQAELAGQGLAALHRRLAAVDPATAARLHANDTQRILRALEVYEMTGKPMSELLARGRGAALPTRVLKLALMPADRALLHARIEARFAAMLAAGFEAEVRTLMGRGDLTPELPALRAVGYRQMWEYLAGGLSREEMLRKITAVTRQYARRQLTWLRSERDAEVFAPEDPATPGRIAARVAEVLARV, via the coding sequence ATGTCTGAACACGATCTCCCGCCCGCCATCTTCCTGATGGGGCCGACCGCCGCGGGCAAGACCGCGCTGGCGGCCGAACTGGTGCGCCGCTTCCCGCTGGAGATCATCAGCGTCGATTCGGCGCTGGTCTACCGCGGCATGGATATCGGGACCGCCAAGCCGGGCCCGGCACTGCTGCGCGAGGCCCCGCACCGGTTGATCGATATCCGCGAGCCGACCGAGCCGTATTCGGCGGCGGAGTTTCGTGCCGATGCGCTGGCCGCCATGCACGAAATCGGTGCGCACGGGCGGGTGCCGCTGCTGGTCGGCGGGACCTTCCTGTATTTTCGCGCCCTGCAGCAGGGGTTGTCCCCGTTGCCGGCCGCGGACCCGGCCGTGCGGGCCACACTGCAGGCCGAGCTGGCCGGGCAGGGGCTTGCGGCGCTGCACCGGCGCCTGGCGGCGGTGGACCCGGCGACTGCGGCGCGGCTCCATGCCAACGATACGCAGCGCATCCTGCGTGCGCTGGAAGTTTATGAAATGACCGGGAAACCGATGAGCGAGTTGCTGGCGCGGGGGCGCGGCGCGGCGCTGCCGACACGGGTGCTGAAGCTCGCCCTGATGCCTGCGGACCGGGCGCTGCTGCACGCGCGCATCGAGGCCCGTTTTGCTGCCATGCTCGCGGCCGGGTTCGAGGCCGAGGTACGCACCCTGATGGGGCGTGGCGACCTGACGCCGGAACTCCCGGCCCTGCGCGCAGTCGGTTACCGCCAGATGTGGGAGTACCTCGCAGGCGGCCTGTCACGGGAGGAAATGCTCAGGAAAATCACGGCGGTCACGCGGCAATACGCCAGGCGGCAGCTCACCTGGCTGCGCAGCGAGCGGGATGCCGAGGTGTTTGCGCCGGAGGATCCGGCGACCCCCGGACGCATTGCGGCACGGGTCGCCGAGGTTCTGGCGCGGGTCTGA
- a CDS encoding N-acetylmuramoyl-L-alanine amidase, translating into MRAVRKLFTGICIFLSGQSLAFAAPDADFLQVRLWAAPDHTRVVFDTSAPVSHKAFTLPNPDRLVIDVPAARAPEAMRGSGGIVTAIRAAKNNPKTLRIVLELKQAVRPKSFSLPPSGQYGNRLVIDLYPEGAAATATTAAAAAPAPAAAAPAPAKRDAKATVANPPDRARDLVIAIDAGHGGDDPGAIGRRKTREKDVVLSIARKLAGLVEQEPGMRPVLIREGDYYIGLRQRIEKARKHKADMFISIHADGFTDHRASGSSVYVLSRRGASSEMARVLAARENAADLVGGVSLDDKDELLREVLLDLSQTATLEASFSVADNMLGELKRVGKTHKTSVQQAGFVVLKSPDIPSILVETAFISNPAEEQKLREAGHQQKLAQAMLRGIRDYFGKHPPPGTLMARQYVVKRGDTLSEIAAQFSVSLSDLRGYNSLKSDTLRVGDTLRIPPTQDS; encoded by the coding sequence GTGAGAGCCGTGCGAAAGCTGTTCACAGGAATCTGTATTTTCCTTTCAGGACAATCGCTTGCATTCGCAGCCCCGGATGCGGATTTCCTGCAGGTCCGGCTCTGGGCGGCGCCCGATCATACCCGGGTGGTGTTCGACACCAGCGCCCCGGTCAGCCACAAGGCCTTCACGCTGCCGAATCCGGACCGTCTCGTGATCGACGTGCCGGCGGCGCGGGCGCCCGAGGCCATGCGCGGCAGCGGTGGCATCGTCACGGCCATCCGTGCCGCCAAGAACAACCCGAAGACGCTGCGTATCGTGCTCGAACTCAAGCAGGCGGTCAGGCCGAAGAGTTTCAGCCTGCCGCCGAGCGGCCAGTACGGCAACCGCCTGGTGATCGACCTGTACCCGGAAGGCGCGGCTGCGACAGCCACCACGGCCGCAGCGGCAGCGCCCGCGCCCGCAGCGGCCGCACCGGCACCCGCAAAGCGCGATGCCAAGGCAACCGTCGCCAACCCGCCCGACCGGGCGCGTGACCTGGTGATCGCGATCGACGCCGGGCATGGCGGCGACGATCCCGGCGCCATCGGCCGGCGCAAGACACGCGAGAAGGATGTGGTGCTGTCCATTGCCAGGAAGCTGGCGGGTCTGGTCGAACAGGAACCCGGCATGCGGCCGGTGCTGATCCGCGAGGGCGATTACTACATCGGCCTGCGCCAGCGTATCGAGAAGGCGCGCAAACACAAGGCCGACATGTTCATCTCGATCCATGCCGACGGTTTCACCGATCACCGGGCCTCCGGCTCCTCGGTCTACGTGCTCTCGCGGCGCGGCGCATCCTCCGAGATGGCCCGCGTGCTGGCCGCGCGCGAGAACGCCGCCGATCTGGTCGGCGGCGTGAGCCTGGACGACAAGGACGAGCTGTTGCGCGAGGTCCTGCTCGACCTGTCGCAGACCGCGACGCTCGAGGCGAGTTTCAGCGTCGCGGACAACATGCTCGGCGAGCTCAAGCGGGTGGGCAAGACCCACAAGACCAGTGTGCAGCAGGCCGGCTTCGTGGTGCTGAAATCACCCGACATCCCGTCGATCCTGGTGGAGACGGCATTCATCTCCAATCCCGCCGAGGAACAGAAACTGCGCGAAGCCGGTCATCAGCAGAAGCTGGCGCAGGCGATGCTGCGCGGCATCCGCGACTATTTCGGCAAGCATCCGCCGCCCGGCACGCTGATGGCGCGCCAGTACGTGGTCAAGCGCGGCGATACCCTGAGCGAGATCGCCGCACAGTTCAGCGTGTCGCTCAGCGACCTGCGCGGCTACAACAGCCTGAAATCCGACACCCTGCGTGTCGGCGACACCCTGCGCATCCCCCCGACCCAGGACAGCTGA
- the tsaE gene encoding tRNA (adenosine(37)-N6)-threonylcarbamoyltransferase complex ATPase subunit type 1 TsaE produces MPGMTLAVADAAAMVALGERLAGVLAGGIVCLEGALGAGKTTLARGILRGLGHTGTVRSPTYTLVEPYPVAQGMVYHLDLYRLAEPEELEWLGLRDMLDSGALLLVEWPERGAGVLPAADLVVRIRPSGAGRMVDLVAGTAQGRHMLDSFESM; encoded by the coding sequence ATGCCAGGAATGACGCTCGCGGTCGCGGATGCCGCCGCCATGGTCGCGCTCGGAGAACGCCTGGCCGGCGTGCTGGCGGGCGGCATCGTCTGTCTCGAAGGCGCGCTGGGCGCCGGCAAGACCACACTCGCGCGCGGCATCCTGCGCGGTCTCGGTCACACGGGTACGGTACGCAGTCCCACCTATACCCTGGTCGAGCCCTATCCGGTTGCGCAGGGCATGGTCTATCACCTCGACCTGTACCGTCTGGCGGAACCCGAGGAGCTGGAATGGCTCGGTCTGCGCGACATGCTCGATAGCGGGGCGCTGTTGCTGGTCGAATGGCCGGAGCGCGGCGCGGGCGTCCTGCCGGCGGCGGATCTGGTGGTTCGCATCAGGCCATCGGGAGCCGGACGCATGGTCGATCTGGTGGCTGGAACCGCGCAGGGACGCCATATGTTGGATTCCTTCGAATCCATGTGA